A genomic stretch from Arachis stenosperma cultivar V10309 chromosome 3, arast.V10309.gnm1.PFL2, whole genome shotgun sequence includes:
- the LOC130968355 gene encoding uncharacterized protein At4g10930, whose translation MEMELEAEAEADFMTNDMLTLPHDPFDPNHIHDDDNLAIEGERCGICMDIVIDRGVLDCCQHWFCFVCIDNWATITNLCPLCQNEFQLITCVPVYDTIGGNKVEDDSFSRDDEWSIEGKNNTLSFPSYYIDENAVTCLDGDGCKVRSGLETIEGDSDLDTSIACDSCDTWYHAFCVGFDTEGTSESTWLCPRCMVGEVSKGRDTDSMESTMVECNPEHINNQCQAEDSFSRKVCVSVADAGETAVVVSMVDGHKWVPSTSEKSLLPLELGREQLTASCILDSDTTNQQKAMEKKIMSPIVKEQELELCLSHNVSGSLSSKSLEHNDRKESAHGARSGPSNLDETKLADESHVKTSPSRNESDMGLHLGLSVGSFLSVDNVDKDGIKDHTTGVKHLSSDECSMEGDVIENDVKKDNTSVTAGKRKHVDHSNDGGHLKVDGDVKPELPIEVSQKKIRAAGGQMTSINNSADAQLSDNGQKSSALNHSASKEVVRPTIMNIVKGTNRRLSKGPTGTNSSDNVTRKDENMAGLRVKKIMKRVADDGESSLIVQNLRKEIREAVRNKSSINFEENIDTKLLAAFRAAIAGPKTEPVNKLTPSALKAKKSMLQKGTVREHLTKKIFGTSNGKRKHAWDRDCEIEFWKYRCMRATRPEKIETLKSVLDLLRKNSESTQGPECQAKDTILSRLYLADTSVFPRKDDVKPLSVLKTDASSEQTKQNNPSGTDIKNLICNARVCSSETKVDKKIIHGSAGDNSASRKTSVSSSAGAKVNAKELGLKSDSTKSDKKKWALEFLAKKTAAESKRTANGSQEDNTLFKDKFPLLAQLPADMRPVLGPSCHNKIPISVRQTQLYRLTERLLRNTNLPVIRRTADTELAVADAINIEKEVADRSSSKLVYLNLCSQELRHRANNTKSDVAEDTNPPESPAKLPDQLEHNADDCSTDPAVEALKNAGLLSDSPPSSPHDNREIGNENDTSGPDNILELDSHPELDIYGDFEYDLEDEDYIGVSKVLNPKPEESDSKVKLVFSTMNSKSDTAVDDTDCKGSLNSEVLRDASGSTTSHIETVPRDSATDAEIGGPSASVSSELCESAVEPADSEFEELYGPDKEPLIKKFPDAEPRTTCGEGKKETPSEATDKSNVSETGKNSPGKEEKSDDMSAKQSECDSINHVTKKVEAYIKEHMRPLCKSGVITAEQYRWAVAKTTEKVMKYHCKAKNANFLIKEGEKVKKLAEQYAEAAQQNRKN comes from the exons ATGGAAATGGAATTGGAAGCTGAAGCTGAAGCTGATTTTATGACGAATGACATGCTCACACTCCCACACGATCCCTTTGATCCCAACCACATCCATGATGAT GATAATTTGGCTATTGAAGGCGAAAGATGTGGAATATGCATGGATATCGTCATTGATAGGGGAGTTCTCGATTGCTGTCAGCATTG GTTCTGTTTTGTATGCATTGATAACTGGGCTACAATCACTAATCTCTGCCCACTTTGCCAGAACGAGTTTCAGTTGATCACTTGTGTACCA GTTTATGATACCATTGGAGGCAATAAAGTTGAAGATGACTCATTCTCCAG AGATGACGAATGGTCCATTGAAGGGAAGAACAATACATTATCGTTTCCCTCCTACTACATTGATGAAAAT GCAGTTACTTGTTTGGATGGTGATGGCTGCAAAGTTCGAAGTGGATTGGAAACTATCGAAGGAGATTCTGATCTTGATACATCAATTGCATGTGATTCATGTGATACATG GTATCATGCCTTCTGTGTGGGATTTGATACAGAAGGTACATCTGAAAGTACATGGTTATGTCCAAG ATGCATGGTTGGTGAAGTTTCTAAAGGAAGAGACACTGATTCAATGGAGAGCACGATGGTAGAATGTAACCCAGAGCATATTAACAATCAATGTCAGGCTGAGGATTCCTTTTCAAGAAAAGTTTGTGTGTCTGTTGCTGATGCGGGAGAGACAGCTGTTGTTGTTTCAATGGTTGATGGACATAAATGGGTTCCATCAACAAGCGAGAAAAGCCTATTGCCTCTTGAACTTGGCAGGGAACAATTGACTGCATCATGTATATTAGATTCTGACACAACTAATCAGCAGAAAGCAATGGAGAAGAAGATTATGTCACCAATTGTGAAGGAACAAGAGCTGGAGTTGTGCTTATCACACAATGTATCTGGTAGCCTAAGTTCTAAATCCTTGGAGCATAATGATCGAAAGGAAAGTGCTCATGGAGCAAGGAGTGGACCAAGTAACCTTGATGAAACCAAGTTAGCTGATGAGTCCCATGTCAAAACTAGTCCTTCTAGAAATGAATCTGATATGGGTCTTCATCTTGGTTTATCAGTGGGCTCTTTCCTATCAG TTGATAATGTGGACAAGGATGGAATAAAAGATCACACAACTGGTGTCAAGCACCTGAGTTCAGATGAATGTTCTATGGAAG GAgatgtaattgaaaatgatgTTAAGAAGGATAATACTAGTGTAACTGCTGGGAAGAGAAAGCATGTTGATCACAG CAATGATGGAGGTCATTTGAAAGTTGATGGGGATGTGAAGCCTGAACTTCCAATTGAAGTGTCTCAAAAGAAAATTAGAGCTGCTGGTGGTCAAATGACTAGTATTAATAACTCAGCTGATGCCCAGCTTTCAGACAATGGTCAAAAGAGCTCTGCTTTAAACCATTCTGCATCCAAGGAGGTTGTCAGACCAACTATAATGAATATAGTTAAAGGTACAAACCGTAGGCTTTCCAAGGGACCTACTGGCACTAATTCGTCTGACAATGTGACTAGAAAGGATGAAAATATGGCTGGATTGAGGGTAAAAAAGATCATGAAGAGAGTTGCTGATGATGGAGAATCATCCTTGATAGTTCAAAATCTAAGGAAGGAAATTAGAGAAGCTGTCCGTAACAAATCCTCTATAAACTTTGAGGAAAATATTGATACAAAGCTTCTTGCAGCATTCAGGGCTGCTATAGCTGGACCCAAAACTGAACCTGTAAATAAGTTAACCCCTTCAGCTTTAAAGGCAAAGAAGTCAATGTTGCAGAAAGGAACGGTACGTGAGCATCTtacaaagaaaatttttggGACTTCAAATGGAAAAAGAAAGCATGCATGGGATAGGGACTGTGAAATTGAGTTTTGGAAATATCGGTGCATGAGGGCTACAAGGCCTGAAaaaattgaaactttaaaaTCAGTTCTAGATCTACTAAGAAAAAATTCAGAGTCAACACAGGGTCCTGAATGTCAGGCCAAGGATACTATTCTTTCCAGGTTGTATCTAGCAGATACATCTGTTTTCCCACGGAAAGATGATGTCAAGCCCCTCTCTGTACTTAAAACTGATGCTAGCTCAGAGCAGACTAAACAAAATAACCCGTCAGGAACAGATATAAAAAATCTTATATGCAATGCCAGAGTTTGTTCATCTGAAACAAAAGTAGATAAGAAGATTATACATGGTTCAGCTGGTGATAATTCAGCTTCTCGTAAGACATCAGTTTCTTCTTCAGCTGGTGCCAAAGTAAATGCAAAGGAATTAGGACTTAAATCAGATTCTACGAAGAGTGATAAAAAGAAATGGGCTTTAGAGTTTCTTGCTAAGAAAACAGCTGCTGAAAGCAAAAGGACGGCAAATGGAAGTCAAGAAGACAATACACTTTTTAAAGATAAATTTCCTTTGCTT GCCCAGCTACCGGCTGATATGAGACCAGTACTGGGACCTTCTTGTCACAATAAAATTCCAATATCAGTGAGACAG ACACAGCTTTACCGCCTGACAGAGCGCTTGTTGAGGAACACAAATCTGCCAGTCATTCGCAGAACTGCAGATACAGAATTGGCTGTTGCAGATGCAATCAATATTGAAAAGGAGGTTGCTGACAGATCGAGCAGCAAGCTTGTGTATTTGAACCTCTGCTCACAAGAGCTCCGACATCGTGCAAATAACACAAAGTCCGATGTAGCTGAAGATACAAATCCCCCGGAGTCACCTGCCAAGCTTCCTGATCAATTAGAACATAATGCTGATGATTGTTCAACCGACCCTGCTGTTGAAGCCTTGAAAAATGCTGGTCTATTGTCTGATTCACCGCCTAGCAGTCCACATGATAACAGAGAAATAGGTAATGAAAATGATACTTCAGGGCCTGATAATATACTTGAATTGGATTCTCATCCTGAGCTGGACATTTATGGTGATTTTGAGTATGATTTGGAAGATGAAGACTACATTGGGGTTTCAAAGGTCTTAAACCCAAAACCAGAGGAAAGTGACTCGAAAGTGAAACTTGTTTTCTCCACCATGAACTCGAAGTCAGATACAGCTGTGGATGACACAGACTGTAAAGGGTCCCTTAACAGTGAAGTACTACGGGATGCCTCCGGCTCAACAACCTCTCACATCGAAACAGTCCCTAGGGACTCAGCAACTGATGCAGAGATTGGCGGGCCTTCTGCTTCGGTTTCTTCCGAGTTATGTGAGAGTGCTGTCGAGCCAGCTGATTCCGAATTTGAAGAATTATATGGCCCTGACAAAGAACCACTCATAAAAAAATTTCCAGATGCCGAACCAAGAACAACATGTGGAGAGGGCAAGAAAGAAACACCAAGTGAGGCCACTGACAAATCTAATGTATCTGAAACTGGTAAAAATTCCCCAGGGAAAGAAGAGAAATCTGATGATATGAGTGCGAAGCAGTCTGAGTGTGACTCGATAAACCATGTAACAAAGAAG GTAGAAGCCTATATCAAGGAGCATATGAGGCCACTGTGCAAGAGTGGTGTGATCACAGCAGAACAATACAGGTGGGCAGTCGCAAAAACAACAGAGAAGGTTATGAAGTATCATTGCAAAGCAAAGAATGCTAATTTCCTCATAAAGGAAGGTGAGAAAGTAAAGAAGCTTGCAGAGCAGTATGCCGAAGCAGCCCAACAGAACAGAAAAAATTGA